The following nucleotide sequence is from Flavimarina sp. Hel_I_48.
TAATATTATATTCGTAAGTGTAAGTAGTACAGATACTACGCTTAAAACTATTCCCAAGGTGTTTATATTGCCCTCAGAACTTTTAACTTTGGTTTCGTTTGGTTCCACATAAACAACGTCATTCTGTTCTAGGAAATAACCTGGTGAACTCGCTATTTGAGGAGAGGTAATATCAAGCCTAAATTCTTTGATTGAATTACCCATATCCCTTCGGACTAAAATATTCTCCCGCTTACCGGTTATAGTCATATCACCTGCAAGACCCATCGCTTCCACAACGGTTACTCTTTCATTAGGCACAAGATAGACGCCAGGTCTGGCAACTTCTCCCAAAACAGTTATTTGAAAGTTAGTGATCCTTAAACTTACAATTGGATTTCTGATATAGGTTTTTAGCTTCTCAGAAAGCAATCTTTTAGCTTCGTTTCGTGATAATCCACCTAAATGCAACGTGCCTAAGACGGGGAATTCAATATTACCGTCTTTATCGATTAGGTACGTTCCTGGACGACTTTGTGTGTTGTTATCAAGTTCACTACTAGTTGTGCCAGAAGCGCCAACTTCAATACTTTGACCTAAATTGAATTGTTGTGCTGTGCTTGGTACAGGGGAAGAGACCAAAATATTTACAAGATCATTTGCTCTAAATACGGGTTCTGTAGTAGATATGAGCATTTCTGGATTTGTACCTCCGTATCCAGGATCCTGAAAATAAACGACATCTTCTGGAACGCTTCTACAAGAAAATAATAAAAAGGATACGAAAATAGAACTCAATAGTAACCTTGAGCTAAATAAAGATTTTATCATAATAGATGGGGTTGTGTGAAAAAGCGGAAAATTAGGATTTAATTACGAGTTTATGAAATTAAAGTTTTCTCAACAGAATTTCCGCCTGGCCCCTTTATGGTATTGCTTTTTTTATGATCCAATAACTCGTATTCAGAATTTTTTGAAATATATTCTGGTACGATCTCCTTCAGTTTACTAACAATAATGTTTTTATCCATTGAAAAAGAATCAATAATGCAGAGGTCATTGATCTTCTCTTTTAAGATACCGCAATCAATCTCGGCAAATTTGCTCTTCATTATTTTTTTGTGATGTGTAGGTAGCGTTCCTTCATCTGTTGCTAAAAGTTCTTCGTAAAGTTTTTCACCGGGTCGCAATCCAACAAATTCGATTTTTATGTCTTTAGGATAATTTAAGCCGGATAGTGTTATCATTTTTTTAGCTAAATCAACAATTTTAACTGATTCACCCATATCAAAGATAAAAATTTCACCACCATCACCCATTGTCGCTGCCTCTATAACCAATTGTGATGCTTCTGGGATGGTCATAAAAAACCGTGTTACTTCTGGATGCGTAACAGTAAGTGGACCGCCTTGATTGATTTGTTTCTTAAAAAGAGGTATAACAGACCCATTAGATCCCAGTACATTACCAAATCTTGTAGTAATGAATTTTGTTTTAGAATCTTTTTGAAGGCATTTAAGATACATTTCAGCAACTCTCTTCGTTGCTCCCATTACATTTGTAGGATTTACCGCCTTATCAGTAGATACCAGTACAAACTTTTCTATCTCAAATTTCATTGATAAATTGGCGAGATTGCGTGTTCCCAGTACATTTATTTTAACAGCCTCGGTAGGGTTTGATTCCATTAAAGGAACGTGCTTGTAAGCCGCGGCATGAAAAAGTATTGTAGGACGCGTCTCTTCAAAAATAACTTTCATACGTTCAAAATCACGTATATCTGCAACAATGGGCGTAAAGTTGATTACGTTCTTTTGCTTCAGTTCCTGTTGTAGATCATACAGGGCGGATTCGGCTTGATCTATTAATATAAGTTCTTTGCAAGGGTAATGGGACAGTTGCCTTACGATTTCACTACCTATAGAACCGGCCGCTCCAGTAACCATAACTGTCTTGTTGCTGAGCTCTTGTTCTACTTTAATATTATCCAGTAGGATTGGTGCGCGATCTAGAAGATCCTCAATTTGGATCTCTTTGATTTGTGAAGCATTGAGACTTCCATCTATCCATTTATTAACAGGAGGAACTATTTTTACCTTAACACCAAGTTGCAAAATGGTGTCAGAGAGGTTCATTATCTTTTTACTATCTATGTTTTGAATGGATAGAATAATAGCTTCAACATTGTGCTCCTTAATAAACTGACTGTCAATATCAGATCTCTTATATACATTAGAGCCCTTTATTTGCTTGCCTATTTTGCCAGGATTATCATCTATAAAACCAATTATTGAATACGATTCAGATCCATCTCTTCCCATTACCGTATGCGTAATTTGACCAGAAACCCCAGCACCATAGATAAGTATGTTTCTCTTGGGTTTTATTTGTTCATGTAGGGATAAATAGAAATGTTTAAAAGCGAATCTACTTGAAGTAAGCGCAAATATATTTAGAAGAAAGAACATACATAATACAGATACGGGTACGTGTAGGTCATCTGTACTTCCATATAGATTATTGAAAATATTGAAGAGCAGGCCAAACAAAAAAGTAAGTATCAATGCTTTAAAAAGCAATTGGACATCTTTTAAACCTGTATGTCTTACAACACCTTTATAAGATCCTATTAAAAGAAAACCTACTAAAGAAAGTATTACCATGAATGGTAATTGAATCTTAAAATTATCAGTATTGAAATTAAAGGTTAAACCGTATCGTAATGTATAAGCTATGAGAAACATTGACGCTGATATACATAGATCAATACCTAAAACAAGCCATTTTGAAGCATACCTTCCGGAATTTTTTCTTATATACTGTTTTAACATTACCCTATTTTTTTAATTAGTTCCACAACTTTCTCTAAATGTTCCAATTCAAGATTGGATCCACTAGGTAAGCAAAGACCTTTGTTAAAAAGTTCTTCTGATACACCATTGTTGAAAGTGGGACAATTTTTAAAAACGGGCTGCATGTGCATGGGTTTCCACAGCGGCCGTGATTCAACATTATAAGTTTCGAGTTCTTTTCTGATTTCTTCCCGCTGTTCAAAAGAATCAGTTAATATGCACGATAACCATCGGTTTGAATAAACATCCTTTGGTTCATCGAGAAAATGTATGCCTTCTTTACTTGAAAGGTGCTTAACGTAATAATCGTAATTTCTCCTTCTTGCCTGTACACGTTCGTCTAACACAATCATCTGACCTCTCCCTATACCAGCTGTGATGTTGCTCATTCTATAGTTATACCCTATTTCTGAATGCTGATAATGAGGTGCATCATCCCTTGCCTGGCTAGCCAGGAAAATAGCTTTTTTCTTAATTTCAGGTTTGCTGCTTACCAGGGCACCACCGCCAGAAGTAGTGATTATTTTATTACCATTAAATGATAATGCGGCAATGTCTCCAAAAGTACCACATGATATACCATGATAGCGACTGCCTAAAGCTTCAGCACTATCCTCAATCACGGGAATATTGTATTCTTCTGAAATTTTTTGGACCTCATCCACTTTGTATGGCATTCCATATAAATGGACACCAATTATCGCTTTTGGTTTTTTTCCTTTGGCTAAAGAAGCTTCGATTGCTTCTCTAAGTTGTACGGGGCAGATATTCCAGGTGTCTTTCTCACTATCCACAAATATAGGCTCAGCTCCCAGATACATTATGGGATTTGCCGATGCAGCAAAAGTGAAAGACTGGCATAATACGGTATCACCACGTGTTACACCAACTAATTGTAGTCCTAGATGGAGTGCAGCTGTTCCAGAAGACAAGGCTGCAACATGAGTACCTTCCTGTAAGTATTTTTCTAAATCAGATTCAAAGCCATTTACATTTGGCCCTAGTGGAGCAATCCAATTTTCTTCAAAGGCTTTGTTTACAAACTC
It contains:
- a CDS encoding polysaccharide biosynthesis/export family protein, which translates into the protein MIKSLFSSRLLLSSIFVSFLLFSCRSVPEDVVYFQDPGYGGTNPEMLISTTEPVFRANDLVNILVSSPVPSTAQQFNLGQSIEVGASGTTSSELDNNTQSRPGTYLIDKDGNIEFPVLGTLHLGGLSRNEAKRLLSEKLKTYIRNPIVSLRITNFQITVLGEVARPGVYLVPNERVTVVEAMGLAGDMTITGKRENILVRRDMGNSIKEFRLDITSPQIASSPGYFLEQNDVVYVEPNETKVKSSEGNINTLGIVLSVVSVLLTLTNIILRF
- a CDS encoding nucleoside-diphosphate sugar epimerase/dehydratase, with product MVILSLVGFLLIGSYKGVVRHTGLKDVQLLFKALILTFLFGLLFNIFNNLYGSTDDLHVPVSVLCMFFLLNIFALTSSRFAFKHFYLSLHEQIKPKRNILIYGAGVSGQITHTVMGRDGSESYSIIGFIDDNPGKIGKQIKGSNVYKRSDIDSQFIKEHNVEAIILSIQNIDSKKIMNLSDTILQLGVKVKIVPPVNKWIDGSLNASQIKEIQIEDLLDRAPILLDNIKVEQELSNKTVMVTGAAGSIGSEIVRQLSHYPCKELILIDQAESALYDLQQELKQKNVINFTPIVADIRDFERMKVIFEETRPTILFHAAAYKHVPLMESNPTEAVKINVLGTRNLANLSMKFEIEKFVLVSTDKAVNPTNVMGATKRVAEMYLKCLQKDSKTKFITTRFGNVLGSNGSVIPLFKKQINQGGPLTVTHPEVTRFFMTIPEASQLVIEAATMGDGGEIFIFDMGESVKIVDLAKKMITLSGLNYPKDIKIEFVGLRPGEKLYEELLATDEGTLPTHHKKIMKSKFAEIDCGILKEKINDLCIIDSFSMDKNIIVSKLKEIVPEYISKNSEYELLDHKKSNTIKGPGGNSVEKTLIS
- a CDS encoding DegT/DnrJ/EryC1/StrS family aminotransferase: MIETKNDEKIWLSSPHMGGKEQEFVNKAFEENWIAPLGPNVNGFESDLEKYLQEGTHVAALSSGTAALHLGLQLVGVTRGDTVLCQSFTFAASANPIMYLGAEPIFVDSEKDTWNICPVQLREAIEASLAKGKKPKAIIGVHLYGMPYKVDEVQKISEEYNIPVIEDSAEALGSRYHGISCGTFGDIAALSFNGNKIITTSGGGALVSSKPEIKKKAIFLASQARDDAPHYQHSEIGYNYRMSNITAGIGRGQMIVLDERVQARRRNYDYYVKHLSSKEGIHFLDEPKDVYSNRWLSCILTDSFEQREEIRKELETYNVESRPLWKPMHMQPVFKNCPTFNNGVSEELFNKGLCLPSGSNLELEHLEKVVELIKKIG